A stretch of the Helicoverpa armigera isolate CAAS_96S chromosome 5, ASM3070526v1, whole genome shotgun sequence genome encodes the following:
- the LOC135116942 gene encoding uncharacterized protein LOC135116942 produces the protein MPSTSRYKCYFDCDNDGPLHRFPKPEYPHLEKFNSWKKVLDKALQEKGDIYIYNQIRFCDRHFEECYRSASHRLTPNAIPTLDLSTLPVGQTLEGPSGHVEADMSNLLNISQDKLAVIEPSSSTHYHSDVQNALQTAERPKGSRKRGTCQYLKRVVTSKEKEIIKLKQKVLKLKKKYKEQNNKKLSARKISTSKSF, from the exons gcccattgcaccgatttcctaaacctgaatacccacatttggaaaagtttaactcgtggaaaaaagtactagataaagctttacaagagaaaggcgacatctacatttataaccaaattcgattttgcgacagacattttgaagagtgttaccgttcagccagtcaccgacttactccaaatgcaataccaactctag atttatctacattaccagttggtcaaactcttgaaggtccatcgggacatgtcgaggcagacatgtcgaatttattaaacatttcgcaagataaacttgctgtcattgagccatccagctctacccactatcatagtgatgtacagaatgcattacagacagctgaacgccctaaag gttctaggaaaagagggacttgtcaatatttaaaacgagtcgtcacctccaaagagaaggagataataaagttaaaacagaaagtattgaagctgaaaaagaaatataaggaacaaaataacaagaaactctctgcaaggaaaatttccacatcaaaatcattttga
- the LOC110370178 gene encoding NAD(P) transhydrogenase, mitochondrial yields MSGSVRLLQIHKPLQRSWHFRLSSSSATAPPTQGVPYTKLSIGVPKEIWDNERRVAVVPAVVSKLVKKGFSVNIEENAGALANFPNKTYEEAGAKITSLQATFQSDIILKVRPLVDPEVQNVRAEGTLISFLYPAQNQELIKKLAAKNVNAFAMDCVPRISRAQAFDALSSMANVAGYRAVIEAAAHFPRFFSGQMTAAGRVPPCRVLVVGGGVAGLAAAAQARCMGAAVRAFDTRPAVREQIESLGAQFITMDMKEEGAGVGGYAKEMSQEFLDAERALLGKEARTSDVVISTALIPGKPAPVLILEDAVRDMAPGSVIVDLAAEMGGNVQTTKKGEIVKVHGVTHIGLTDMPSRMPAHASTLYANNISGFLFSLGTNDHFHINLEDEVTRGAIVLKAGELLWPPPPPPSMASVQAASTAPAAVAKPEPPNPFNDTLKDAFLYSTGLAGLIGLGIASPNPAFTTMTTTLALSGVVGYHTVWGVVPALHSPLMSVTNAVSGITAVGGLLLMGGGYVPETPVQWLASTAALISFVNVFGGFLVTQRMLDMFKRPTDPPEYGYLYGIPAAALLGGYITTAMQGYPEVHQMAYLASSLCCVGALAGLSSQTTARKGNYLGMIGVSGGIAATLGMLTPSHPVLAQMLGVAGIGGLIGSTIAKKIEITDLPQLVAGFHSLVGMAAVLTCLATYMHDFPAMAMDPTAATLKTSLFLGTYIGGITFTGSLVAYGKLQGSLSSAPLLLPGRHAINAGLLAGSLGCGGALLAFPDVPGLPLLSAAAVLSGIQGLTLTAAIGGADMPVVITVLNSYSGWALCAEGFMLNNSLMTIVGALIGSSGAILSYIMCKAMNRSLPNVILGGYGVTSSGSARPAGATHTEVNVDSAADLIHRASNIIITPGYGLCVAKAQYPIAELVDILKGIGKKVRFAIHPVAGRMPGQLNVLLAEAGVPYDDVFEMEEINDEFPETDLVLVIGANDTVNSAAETDPQSPIAGMPVLKVWKANQVVVMKRSMGVGYAAVDNPIFYNNNTAMLLGDAKKTCDALLDRIKHLTS; encoded by the exons ATGTCTGGGTCAGTGAGGTTGCTGCAAATCCACAAACCTCTACAGCGATCATGGCACTTCCGCCTATCAAGTTCTTCTGCAACCGCACCTCCAACACAGGGGGTTCCATACACTAAACTCAGCATAGGAGTACCAAAAGAGATTTGGGATAATGAAAGAAG AGTGGCTGTAGTACCTGCAGTagttagtaaattagtaaaaaaaggCTTTAGTGTCAATATTGAGGAGAATGCAGGAGCTTTAGCAAATTTTCCGAATAAGACATATGAAGAGGCGGGTGCCAAAATAACCAGCTTACAGGCCACATTCCAGTCTG atatcattttaaaagtcCGTCCATTAGTTGATCCAGAGGTGCAGAATGTGAGGGCAGAAGGGACActgatttcatttttatatcctGCACAAAATCAGGAGCTGATAAAAAAGCTTGCTGCCAAAAATGTAAATGCATTTG caatgGACTGCGTGCCTCGTATTAGTCGCGCCCAAGCTTTTGACGCTCTCAGCTCTATGGCAAACGTAGCTGGATATCGCGCTGTGATTGAGGCTGCTGCCCACTTCCCAAGATTCTTTTCTG GTCAGATGACGGCAGCGGGTCGCGTGCCGCCGTGCCGCGTGCTGGTGGTGGGCGGCGGCGTGGCGGGGCTGGCGGCGGCCGCGCAGGCGCGCTGCATGGGCGCCGCCGTGCGCGCCTTCGACACGCGCCCCGCCGTGCGCGAGCAGATCGAGAGCCTTGGCGCACAGTTCATCACCATGGACATGAAG GAGGAAGGCGCCGGAGTAGGTGGGTATGCCAAGGAGATGAGTCAGGAGTTTCTTGACGCCGAGAGGGCTCTCCTAGGGAAGGAAGCCAGGACTTCTGATGTGGTCATCAGCACTGCGCTTATTCCTGGCAAACCAGCACCTGTCCTTATCCTTGAG GATGCGGTCCGTGATATGGCACCAGGCAGTGTCATAGTAGATTTGGCAGCAGAGATGGGTGGCAACGTTCAGACCACGAAGAAGGGCGAGATCGTCAAAGTGCATGGAGTGACACACATCGGCCTCACTGACATGCCCAGTCGTATGCCAGCACACGCCTCCACGCTATATGCGAATAACATCTCTGGATTCCTGTTTAGCTTAG GTACCAATGACCATTTCCACATCAACTTGGAAGATGAAGTGACTCGGGGCGCCATAGTGCTCAAGGCTGGAGAGCTCCTCTGGCCACCGCCCCCTCCTCCAAGCATGGCGTCAGTTCAGGCAGCCAGCACTGCCCCCGCGGCCGTCGCTAAGCCTGAACCTCCCAACCCGTTCAATGACACTTTGAAAGACGCTTTCTTATACTCTACAG GATTGGCCGGCCTCATTGGTCTGGGAATAGCGTCGCCGAATCCGGCTTTCACCACAATGACAACTACACTCGCTCTatcag GCGTGGTAGGCTACCACACAGTATGGGGCGTGGTGCCGGCTCTGCACTCGCCGCTCATGTCCGTCACCAACGCCGTGTCGGGCATCACAGCCGTCGGCGGCCTGCTGCTGATGGGCGGCGGGTATGTGCCCGAGACGCCTGTACAG TGGCTGGCCAGCACAGCGGCGCTCATATCATTCGTCAACGTGTTCGGCGGTTTCCTCGTCACGCAGCGAATGTTGGACATGTTCAAAAG GCCAACTGACCCGCCAGAATACGGTTACCTGTATGGAATTCCCGCCGCAGCGCTGCTAGGCGGCTACATTACCACGGCTATGCAG GGTTACCCCGAAGTCCACCAGATGGCTTACCTGGCATCATCTCTATGCTGCGTCGGAGCGCTCGCCGGACTTAGCTCCCAAACCACAGCTCGCAAAGGAAACTACCTAGGAATG ATTGGTGTATCGGGAGGCATAGCCGCGACGTTGGGCATGCTTACTCCAAGTCACCCAGTGTTGGCACAAATGTTGGGCGTGGCTGGTATTGGCGGTCTTATTGGCAGCACCATTGCCAAGAAGATTGAAATCACTGACCTGCCGCAACTTGTGGCTGGATTCCACAG TCTTGTCGGCATGGCAGCAGTGCTAACTTGCCTCGCCACATACATGCATGACTTCCCTGCGATGGCGATGGACCCTACAGCAGCCACTCTGAAGACTTCTCTCTTCCTCGGCACCTACATCGGTGGTATTACATTCAC CGGTTCACTAGTAGCGTACGGCAAACTACAAGGGTCGCTGTCGTCAGCACCGCTGCTGCTACCAGGCCGTCACGCCATCAACGCGGGGCTGCTGGCGGGCTCGCTGGGCTGCGGCGGCGCGCTGCTGGCCTTCCCCGACGTGCCCGGTCTGCCGCTGCTGTCCGCTGCTGCTGTACTCAGTGGCATTCAGGGACTGACCCTCACAGCTGCTATTGGAG GTGCGGACATGCCCGTCGTGATAACGGTACTAAACAGCTACTCCGGCTGGGCGCTATGTGCTGAAGGGTTCATGTTGAACAACTCGCTCATGACCATCGTCGGCGCTCTCATCGGCAGCTCCGGTGCTATCCTGTCCTACATTATGTGCAAG GCCATGAACAGGTCTCTACCGAACGTAATTTTGGGAGGATACGGCGTGACTAGCAGCGGGTCGGCGCGACCGGCCGGCGCCACGCACACTGAAGTCAATGTGGACTCCGCCGCAGACCTCATTCATCGTgcctccaatattattattactccCG gATACGGTCTATGTGTAGCGAAGGCCCAATACCCTATTGCTGAGCTAGTCGATATTCTCAAAGGAATTGGAAAGAAAGTGCGTTTCGCTATTCACCCAGTTGCag GTCGTATGCCTGGACAGTTGAACGTCTTGCTCGCGGAAGCCGGCGTACCTTACGATGACGTATTCGAAATGGAGGAAATCAACGATGAATTCCCTGAAACTGATCTCGTGTTGGTTATTG GTGCCAACGACACAGTAAACAGTGCTGCGGAAACCGACCCCCAGTCACCCATCGCAGGCATGCCTGTACTTAAAGTTTGGAAAGCGAATCAG GTGGTAGTAATGAAGCGATCAATGGGCGTGGGCTACGCGGCCGTGGACAACCCTATCTTCTACAACAACAACACAGCTATGCTGCTCGGAGACGCCAAGAAGACTTGCGATGCACTCCTCGACCGTATCAAACATCTCACCAGTTAA